A single region of the Arthrobacter sp. V1I7 genome encodes:
- a CDS encoding EAL domain-containing protein, with protein sequence MGSELEFAALESALASAGHLPSHVYVALKLSPATCLDPLLPGLLEESLLAPDRMVLELPEALTEEQPVALIAALTPLRQRGVRLAIDHTGSYFNSIRHIRQLKPDIIKLDRNLIAGIDTDPLRRALGEAMVGFAEQLGAALIARGIETLDELATVAGLGATAAQGYFLGRPTTRPQDWAGWKHPDPAKTGPETSSPLASIWF encoded by the coding sequence CTGGGAAGCGAACTTGAATTCGCTGCCCTGGAGTCCGCCCTGGCCTCCGCCGGGCATCTCCCGTCCCACGTGTATGTGGCGCTGAAACTGTCCCCGGCCACCTGCCTGGATCCCCTGCTGCCGGGGTTGCTGGAGGAATCCCTGCTCGCCCCGGACCGCATGGTCCTCGAACTCCCCGAAGCCCTGACTGAAGAGCAGCCCGTAGCCCTTATCGCCGCCCTGACACCCCTGCGACAGCGCGGAGTCCGGCTCGCGATCGACCATACCGGTTCGTACTTCAACTCGATCCGCCACATCAGGCAACTCAAACCCGACATCATCAAGCTGGATCGCAACCTCATCGCCGGAATCGACACGGACCCCCTCCGCCGCGCCTTAGGCGAGGCCATGGTCGGCTTCGCCGAGCAGCTCGGAGCAGCGCTTATCGCCCGAGGCATCGAAACACTCGATGAACTGGCAACTGTCGCCGGTCTCGGCGCGACAGCCGCGCAAGGCTACTTCCTCGGCCGACCCACCACACGGCCCCAGGACTGGGCCGGCTGGAAACACCCGGATCCTGCCAAAACCGGACCCGAAACTTCTTCCCCACTTGCTTCGATCTGGTTCTGA